In a genomic window of Burkholderiales bacterium:
- the nirG gene encoding protein NirG, which produces MDELDRAILNRLQSGLPLCERPFAQVAQALGTDEDELLERLRRMLADGTLTRFGPLFDAERLGGAFTLAAMAVPPEELERVAALVNALPEVAHNYQRDHRFNLWIVLAADAPEKIAAALQRIEALTGYPVLNLPKEAEYFIGLRLHV; this is translated from the coding sequence ATGGATGAGCTGGACCGGGCCATCCTCAACCGACTACAATCCGGCCTCCCCCTCTGCGAGCGGCCGTTTGCCCAGGTAGCCCAGGCCCTCGGCACCGACGAGGACGAGCTGCTGGAGCGGCTGCGCCGCATGCTCGCCGATGGGACGCTCACCCGCTTTGGCCCCCTGTTCGACGCCGAGCGCCTGGGGGGCGCCTTCACCCTGGCCGCCATGGCAGTGCCCCCCGAGGAGCTAGAACGGGTCGCAGCCCTGGTGAACGCCCTGCCGGAAGTGGCCCACAACTACCAGCGAGACCACCGCTTCAACCTGTGGATAGTGCTGGCGGCCGACGCCCCGGAGAAGATCGCGGCGGCCCTGCAGCGTATCGAAGCCCTGACCGGCTATCCGGTCCTGAACCTCCCCAAAGAGGCCGAGTACTTTATCGGCCTGCGGCTCCACGTATGA
- the nirN gene encoding cytochrome c, with the protein MTLPFPRNRPLALAFAVFALAGLSTAPSRGAEDDAAELYRRHCAACHGAERLGGMGPALLPENLARLKKAEAERVIAQGRAATQMPGFAGTLAAQEIARLADYVYAPPRTRPGWGETEIRASRVVHRAQETLPARPVHGADPLNLFVVVEAGDHHATILDGDRFEPIARFPTRFALHGGPKFSPDGRFVYFASRDGWISKYDLYALATVAEVRAGINTRNLAVSGDGRYVMVANYLPHTLVALDAHDLRLLKVIPVEDGKGVSSRVSAVYDAAPRGSFVAALKDLKQIWEIPYAENAPPVYRGYVHDYRMGEALAEREPFPVRVTELDDYLDDFFFDPSYAYVIGASRDGSGARVVNLDVRRKIADLDLPGLPHLGSGIAWTREGRPVLATPNLKQGLVSVIDMGSWKIVKQIETLGPGFFLRSHEGTRYAWVDVFFGPHRDALHVIDKERLEIVATLRPAPGKTAAHVEFTRDGRYALVSVWENDGALVVYDAEHLQEVKRIPMNKPSGKYNVYNKITRSAGTSH; encoded by the coding sequence ATGACACTGCCATTTCCCAGGAACCGGCCGCTGGCCCTTGCTTTCGCCGTTTTCGCGCTCGCCGGGCTCTCCACGGCCCCGTCCCGGGGTGCGGAAGACGACGCCGCCGAGCTCTACCGGCGGCACTGCGCCGCCTGTCACGGCGCCGAGCGCCTGGGAGGCATGGGACCGGCGCTGCTGCCGGAGAACCTCGCGCGGCTAAAGAAAGCGGAGGCCGAGCGGGTCATCGCCCAGGGGCGCGCGGCGACCCAGATGCCGGGTTTCGCCGGCACCCTCGCCGCCCAGGAAATCGCGCGCCTCGCCGACTACGTGTACGCGCCGCCCCGGACGCGGCCGGGGTGGGGCGAGACGGAGATCCGCGCCTCGCGGGTCGTCCATCGCGCGCAGGAGACGCTCCCCGCCCGCCCGGTCCATGGCGCCGATCCCTTGAACCTGTTCGTGGTGGTGGAGGCCGGGGACCACCACGCCACCATCCTGGACGGCGACCGCTTCGAGCCGATCGCCCGCTTTCCCACCCGCTTCGCCCTGCACGGCGGTCCCAAGTTCTCCCCCGACGGCCGCTTCGTGTATTTCGCCTCCCGGGACGGCTGGATCTCCAAGTACGACCTCTACGCCCTCGCCACCGTGGCGGAGGTCCGCGCCGGGATCAACACCCGCAATCTGGCGGTTTCCGGCGACGGGCGCTATGTGATGGTGGCGAACTACCTGCCCCACACGCTGGTGGCCCTCGATGCACACGATCTCCGCCTGCTCAAGGTGATCCCGGTGGAGGACGGAAAAGGCGTGAGCTCCCGCGTCTCCGCCGTCTACGACGCCGCGCCGCGGGGCAGCTTCGTCGCCGCCCTCAAGGACCTCAAGCAGATCTGGGAGATTCCCTACGCCGAGAACGCCCCTCCGGTCTACCGTGGCTACGTGCACGACTACCGCATGGGCGAGGCGCTCGCCGAGCGGGAACCGTTCCCGGTGCGGGTCACCGAGCTGGACGACTACCTGGACGATTTCTTCTTCGATCCGAGCTATGCCTATGTCATCGGCGCCTCCCGGGACGGATCGGGTGCCCGGGTGGTCAACCTGGACGTGCGCCGCAAGATCGCGGACCTGGACCTGCCGGGGCTGCCCCACCTCGGCTCCGGCATCGCCTGGACCCGGGAAGGCCGGCCGGTGCTCGCCACCCCCAATCTCAAGCAGGGCCTGGTGAGCGTGATCGACATGGGGAGCTGGAAGATCGTCAAGCAGATCGAGACCCTGGGCCCGGGCTTCTTCCTGCGCAGCCACGAGGGGACGCGCTACGCCTGGGTCGACGTGTTCTTCGGGCCCCACCGGGACGCGCTGCACGTGATCGACAAGGAGCGACTGGAAATCGTCGCCACCCTGCGGCCCGCCCCCGGCAAGACCGCCGCCCACGTGGAGTTTACCCGGGACGGCCGCTACGCCCTGGTGAGCGTGTGGGAAAACGACGGCGCCCTGGTGGTGTACGACGCCGAGCACCTGCAGGAGGTCAAGCGCATCCCGATGAACAAGCCCTCGGGAAAATACAACGTGTACAACAAAATCACCCGCTCGGCGGGAACCTCCCATTGA
- the nirJ gene encoding heme d1 biosynthesis radical SAM protein NirJ, producing MFRLTHYLREIRRPTPLSPPASPPGPVVIWNLVRRCNLACRHCYSISADRDFPGELSTAEVYRVMDDLKAFGVPVLILSGGEPLLRPDIFAIGHRAKALGFYVGLSSNGTLIDQGSIDAVQAVGFDYVGISLDGMPETHNRFRRMAGAFDRSLSALRLCRDRGIKVGLRFTLTQENAADLPALLRLMEEEGIPKFYLSHLNYAGRGNVNRAVDARLVTTRWAMDLLLATAWRHLEQGLKSEFVTGNNDADGVYLLLWARRHFPAQEGHLRAKLAQWGGNASGLHIANIDNLGNVHPDTFWWDYSLGNVRERPFSQIWRDTTDPLMAGLKRRPRPVKGRCGACAYLDVCGGNTRVRAWQLTGDPWQEDPACYLTDEEIGVEVGAGRLQVTPYSRAARQQALR from the coding sequence ATGTTCCGCCTGACCCATTACCTGCGGGAGATCCGCCGGCCGACGCCCCTCTCCCCGCCCGCCTCGCCTCCGGGCCCGGTGGTGATCTGGAACCTGGTGCGCCGCTGCAACCTGGCCTGCCGCCATTGCTACTCCATCTCCGCGGACCGGGATTTTCCCGGGGAACTCTCCACCGCCGAGGTGTACCGGGTCATGGATGACCTCAAGGCCTTCGGCGTACCGGTATTGATCCTCTCGGGCGGCGAACCCCTGCTGCGGCCCGACATCTTCGCCATCGGTCACCGCGCCAAGGCGCTCGGCTTTTACGTGGGCCTGTCCAGCAACGGCACCCTGATCGACCAAGGGTCGATCGATGCCGTGCAGGCGGTGGGCTTCGACTACGTGGGCATCAGCCTGGACGGGATGCCCGAGACCCACAACCGGTTCCGGCGCATGGCGGGGGCCTTCGACCGGTCCCTGTCCGCCTTGCGCCTATGCCGCGACCGGGGGATCAAGGTAGGCCTGCGCTTCACCCTCACCCAGGAGAACGCCGCCGACCTGCCGGCCCTGCTCCGGCTCATGGAAGAGGAAGGCATTCCCAAGTTCTACCTCTCCCACCTCAATTACGCGGGCCGAGGCAACGTGAACCGGGCGGTAGACGCCCGCCTGGTCACCACCCGTTGGGCCATGGACCTGCTGCTCGCCACTGCCTGGCGGCACCTGGAACAGGGACTGAAAAGCGAGTTCGTGACCGGCAACAACGACGCCGACGGGGTCTATCTCCTGCTCTGGGCGAGGCGCCACTTCCCGGCGCAGGAAGGCCATCTGCGGGCCAAGCTGGCCCAATGGGGCGGCAACGCCTCGGGACTCCACATTGCCAACATAGACAACCTGGGTAACGTGCACCCGGACACATTCTGGTGGGACTATTCCCTCGGCAACGTACGGGAGCGGCCTTTCTCCCAGATCTGGCGAGACACCACGGACCCCCTGATGGCCGGGCTCAAGCGCCGTCCGCGGCCCGTGAAGGGGCGCTGCGGCGCCTGCGCCTATCTGGACGTGTGCGGCGGCAACACCCGGGTGCGTGCCTGGCAGCTCACCGGCGATCCCTGGCAGGAAGACCCGGCGTGCTATCTCACCGACGAGGAAATCGGGGTCGAGGTCGGTGCAGGGCGGCTTCAGGTCACGCCTTATTCCCGGGCCGCCCGGCAGCAGGCGCTCCGCTGA
- a CDS encoding ring-hydroxylating oxygenase subunit alpha: MARTTSEWLKRPKLPPTHYVDPIIYSSEEIFEEEKEKIFKKVWHLACHESELPNPYDFRTYRHPGGTPLVIVRGEDGKVRTFYNICPHRGNLIVYEPSGSSKYLTCIFHQWAFNGHGECVDIPREKEGYQDRVCKADVALKEVRTEVAYGGFVWVNLDDNCEPLSSFIGEALDYMLPELTAEPMETFWYYQATLNTNYKLIHDTNSEFYHDYLHIYNRITGMLDPKSGYFQRKYTAYPNGHATVGSMNVNYGAYAGSSHSTDLGWPHLPPKGWKLVDLFPAITLNLRTSVLRIDSYIPLAPDRVLLEFRALGLKRDTPEERRQRERDAATIWGPFGRNLHEDLLASSGQGVAMARDSQPMYVLQAREENATIHDEIGMRHYIAEWGRRMGRSPAQPMLKDEATARVA; the protein is encoded by the coding sequence ATGGCACGTACCACCTCGGAATGGCTAAAGCGACCCAAGCTTCCCCCCACCCATTACGTGGATCCCATCATCTATTCGAGCGAGGAGATCTTCGAGGAAGAGAAGGAGAAGATCTTCAAGAAGGTGTGGCATCTCGCGTGCCACGAAAGCGAGCTGCCCAACCCCTACGACTTCCGCACCTACCGCCATCCCGGCGGCACACCCCTGGTGATCGTGCGGGGCGAAGACGGAAAGGTCCGGACCTTCTACAACATCTGCCCCCACAGGGGGAACCTGATCGTCTACGAGCCGTCCGGCAGCTCCAAGTACTTGACCTGCATCTTCCACCAGTGGGCATTCAACGGCCATGGGGAGTGCGTCGACATTCCCCGGGAGAAGGAGGGCTACCAGGACCGGGTGTGCAAGGCAGACGTGGCGCTCAAGGAAGTGCGCACCGAGGTTGCCTATGGCGGTTTCGTATGGGTCAACCTGGACGACAACTGCGAACCCTTGTCCAGTTTTATCGGCGAAGCCCTGGACTACATGCTGCCGGAGCTCACCGCCGAACCGATGGAGACCTTTTGGTATTACCAGGCGACGCTCAACACCAACTACAAGCTGATTCACGACACCAACAGCGAGTTCTATCACGATTATCTGCACATCTATAACCGTATTACCGGCATGCTGGACCCCAAGTCCGGCTACTTCCAGCGCAAGTACACCGCCTACCCCAATGGACACGCCACGGTGGGCTCCATGAACGTGAACTATGGTGCCTATGCCGGCAGCAGTCACTCTACGGACCTGGGATGGCCCCATCTGCCGCCCAAGGGCTGGAAGCTCGTCGATCTCTTCCCGGCGATCACCCTCAACCTGCGCACTTCGGTACTGCGCATCGACAGCTACATTCCCCTCGCCCCGGACCGGGTGCTCCTGGAGTTCCGCGCCCTGGGCTTGAAGCGGGACACGCCAGAAGAGCGCCGGCAGCGGGAGCGGGACGCCGCCACCATCTGGGGACCGTTCGGCCGCAACCTGCACGAGGACCTGCTGGCCTCCTCCGGCCAGGGCGTCGCCATGGCCAGGGACTCTCAACCCATGTACGTGCTGCAGGCGCGCGAAGAGAACGCCACCATCCACGACGAGATCGGCATGCGCCACTACATCGCCGAATGGGGGCGGCGCATGGGCCGCAGTCCCGCCCAGCCGATGCTCAAGGACGAGGCGACCGCCCGGGTAGCTTGA
- a CDS encoding regulatory protein: MKPLDTRAFLMNLPLFRELEAEEIERVAQSTQQVRALRGEILFKRGDPCAGIHALVYGQVKLSFTSPQGDEKVVDIIGPGETFGEALMFMDKPYIVSAQALADSLLLHVSKAAIFEELERHPAFARRMLAGLSWRLHRLVRDVEAYSLRSGTQRVIGYLLRDEQEQPEAGPFRVTLPASKGIIASRLNLTPEHFSRILHDLAAAGLIEVEGRTITIKEVEKLRAYDR; this comes from the coding sequence GTGAAGCCTCTCGATACCCGCGCCTTCCTGATGAACCTGCCCCTGTTCCGCGAGCTGGAAGCGGAGGAGATCGAGCGCGTCGCCCAGTCCACCCAGCAGGTCCGCGCCCTGCGGGGGGAGATTCTCTTCAAGCGGGGCGATCCCTGCGCCGGCATCCATGCCCTGGTGTACGGGCAGGTCAAGCTCTCGTTCACTTCCCCCCAAGGCGACGAGAAGGTAGTGGACATCATCGGGCCCGGCGAGACCTTCGGCGAGGCGCTGATGTTCATGGACAAGCCCTACATCGTCTCGGCCCAGGCGCTGGCCGATTCCCTGCTCCTGCACGTCTCGAAGGCGGCGATCTTCGAGGAGCTGGAGCGGCACCCGGCTTTCGCCCGCAGGATGCTGGCGGGCTTGAGCTGGCGCCTGCACAGGCTGGTGCGGGACGTGGAGGCCTACTCCCTGCGCTCCGGCACCCAGCGGGTCATTGGCTACCTGCTGCGGGACGAGCAGGAACAGCCCGAAGCGGGACCTTTCCGGGTCACCCTGCCGGCGAGCAAGGGCATCATCGCCTCCCGCCTGAACCTCACGCCCGAGCACTTCTCCCGCATCCTCCACGATCTCGCCGCGGCCGGGCTGATCGAGGTGGAAGGCCGCACCATCACCATCAAGGAAGTGGAGAAGCTGCGCGCCTACGACCGGTAG
- the nirH gene encoding protein NirH: MTDPANPVMALDPLDRRLVLATQAGLPLVSRPYHALAAQLGVPVDEVLARLERMLQRGAIRRIGAVPNHYALGYRANGMTVWDVDDARVDALGRQVGGLEFVSHCYRRPRRPPDWPYNLFAMVHGRRRDEVERQVEAIARLLGNACRGHEVLYSVRILKKTGLRF, from the coding sequence ATGACCGATCCGGCCAACCCCGTCATGGCCCTCGACCCGCTGGACCGCCGGCTGGTGCTCGCCACCCAGGCCGGGCTGCCCTTAGTGTCCCGGCCCTATCACGCCCTGGCGGCCCAGCTCGGCGTGCCGGTGGACGAAGTGCTCGCCCGGCTCGAGCGCATGCTCCAGCGCGGCGCCATCCGCCGCATCGGCGCCGTGCCCAACCACTACGCCCTAGGCTACCGGGCCAACGGCATGACGGTGTGGGACGTGGACGACGCCCGGGTGGACGCCCTGGGGCGCCAGGTGGGCGGGCTCGAGTTCGTGAGCCACTGCTATCGCCGGCCGCGGCGGCCGCCCGACTGGCCCTACAACCTGTTCGCCATGGTCCACGGGCGCCGACGCGACGAGGTGGAGCGCCAGGTGGAGGCCATCGCCCGACTCTTGGGAAACGCTTGCCGCGGACACGAGGTGCTCTACAGCGTGCGCATCCTGAAGAAGACGGGACTGCGCTTTTGA
- a CDS encoding heme biosynthesis protein: MLDLELALLNCYQRNFPLVPRPFDVLARELGTSPERVLRTLAMLKERRIVSRIGATFRPNTVGASVLGALAVPEDRLEAVAGMVSGYPEITHNYEREHRYNLWFVATAPNEARLSALVQEIELRARLPLLELPLLEDYHIDLGFDLAADGAPGRCPSRRSLPPRPHRVDLDGPAHVLVEGLQRGLPLTERPYAALGEAAGIEEEATLARLRDWLAAGVIQRLGVIVHHHELGYRANAMVVWDVPEAELPQAVDALLAWDFVTLCYRRPRRPPDWPYNLFCMIHGRDRNRVLERVELLAESDLDRYPHEVLFSRRRFKQREAPRLDLETTDG; encoded by the coding sequence ATGCTGGATCTGGAGCTCGCCCTCTTGAATTGCTACCAGCGGAATTTCCCGCTGGTGCCTCGGCCCTTCGACGTCCTTGCCCGGGAGCTCGGGACTTCCCCGGAGCGGGTGCTGCGCACCCTCGCCATGCTGAAGGAGCGGCGGATCGTGAGCCGCATCGGCGCCACCTTCCGCCCGAACACCGTGGGCGCCAGCGTCCTGGGGGCCCTGGCGGTTCCTGAGGACCGGCTGGAGGCCGTCGCTGGGATGGTGAGCGGCTATCCAGAGATCACCCACAACTACGAGCGGGAGCACCGCTACAACCTGTGGTTCGTGGCCACCGCGCCCAACGAAGCGCGCTTGTCGGCGTTGGTGCAGGAGATTGAGCTTCGCGCCCGGTTGCCCCTCCTTGAGCTGCCCCTGCTGGAGGACTATCACATCGACCTGGGGTTCGATCTGGCGGCGGACGGCGCGCCGGGCCGATGCCCGTCCCGGCGATCGCTCCCACCACGTCCCCACCGCGTGGACCTGGACGGCCCCGCCCACGTCCTGGTGGAGGGGCTACAGCGGGGATTGCCCCTGACCGAGCGGCCCTACGCCGCCCTGGGGGAGGCCGCGGGGATCGAGGAGGAGGCGACCCTCGCCCGCCTCCGGGACTGGCTCGCCGCGGGCGTGATCCAGCGGCTCGGCGTCATCGTCCATCACCACGAGCTGGGCTACCGGGCGAACGCGATGGTGGTCTGGGACGTGCCGGAAGCGGAACTCCCGCAGGCGGTCGACGCCCTTCTGGCGTGGGACTTTGTCACCCTGTGCTACCGTCGGCCCCGGCGGCCGCCCGACTGGCCCTACAACCTGTTCTGCATGATCCATGGGCGCGACCGCAACCGGGTGCTGGAGCGGGTGGAGCTCCTGGCCGAGTCCGACCTGGACCGCTATCCCCACGAGGTGCTTTTCAGCCGGCGCCGGTTCAAGCAGCGGGAGGCGCCCCGGCTCGACCTGGAGACGACCGATGGATGA